A genomic segment from Oncorhynchus clarkii lewisi isolate Uvic-CL-2024 chromosome 14, UVic_Ocla_1.0, whole genome shotgun sequence encodes:
- the LOC139366584 gene encoding synaptopodin-like isoform X1 yields the protein METERGHMSVRRGVSWSPGGGRKSLQGGQGRDVDTGNRESNASWEKRDYRGMKRQVTSTSTNQLARKTNLTRSASLSEKELKEARVRSQIIAAQLTVPSGCSNSRGVQLFNRRQQRVNAFTLESCGERTREEEREERDGDTRNNNLTWEEDRGGPSEGTETDRQLNCCGTKQPLWSPPSGSEVTGSDIMKDPGDEHIYEEVETVTQERHFQPVNERQGEEEERSGEREREEIYEDIEGEVKDEIISVNDNNTGPVREEVGMNRGSYTYPTAPPETRNGFHSTQGSAGEIQNGGRVSMSLSRQAPTIVNRTARPFFSPPTVQPKSPKARSPVMDNNIPPAPSYPTPTLPPATSDSTPPLPPFTATRPVAFSPPPPPPSYPMPPLPAFPIHPPPPSQSLSSPPAMSTVMFPRSTPVPQYNPPPTAAPVSQYLPPNPPVTHNIPPPSSPRPNTFVPFTPQPIGQQNQQQPIKTGILEEGAAAIRRSSTARKSMFTFKEKPVMAPNPELLSLVQGNDDRKKHGLRSVPDSAPEEELLALGAEASNFLAREEVKAEAANVPEWSSCLKSSRTREPRGQHQPEQILTNASGKGAELFAKRQSRMEKYVVENQNVSGGGGGQMRSPSPTASLPPSWVYPSNMPGRVKAIANNTDLSARLTRTLQTPQPSNRRPSQQAQTPAPVPEEPPLENGCTKIEMDLSRHKPYQLNSSLFIFNPVQDSTSTLLSTLPRGAPPPPKPLVSSEAYSRQASLPSSNPPSHNYNSLPRFRPTLSPSLQAPSGGIGGGDNYPPQHGGTQLRDTRITSPVSVFSPERVASPRSSVQTPRPTFSAKRAGIEPQMRKESPPTPTHTTPTPTRTPQFTRRFSSPEGPPTPSGVRSPTPQTSITSSSSSRPQHQGTTTPTSPVSPPWETRCQSPAVVNQTTKPFSTASLSRPKPSTTTSPISPVSPWGSRCQSPNINQTTKPFSTTISNSSSSRPSHQGTITSPLSPSPLSPPWGSRCQSPIVSPNNSKANHRLLAKNIINAAKRKNSPSPGALSGHNLPISPLGDNTTHQHHQGYDHSSSSSKPPFSPYQSRAMGCQSPPFASPPPTPTGVIRSPVRLYNTRSLTDSDASVESEDSGLRSPGLQRTHNTCPRGWGGSLRVKRGSFGTDL from the exons aCCTGACACGTAGCGCCAGCCTATCAGAGAAGGAGTTGAAGGAGGCGAGGGTGAGGTCACAGATCATCGCTGCCCAGTTGACCGTCCCGTCTGGCTGCTCCAACTCCCGCGGAGTCCAGCTCTTCAACCGCCGCCAGCAGAGAGTCAACGCCTTCACGCTAGAGAGCTGCGGGGAAAGAACGAGGgaagaggagcgagaggagagagacggagataccAGGAACAACAACCTGACATGGGAAGAAGACAGAGGGGGACCTAgtgaggggacagagacagacagacaactgaACTGCTGCGGGACAAAACAACCACTCTGGTCGCCACCCTCTGGAAGTGAGGTCACCGGAAGTGACATCATGAAGGACCCAGGTGACGAGCACATCTACGAGGAAGTGGAAACAGTGACACAGGAGAGACACTTCCAGCCGGTGAACGAGAgacaaggggaggaggaagagaggagtggagagagagaaagagaggaaatatACGAGGATATTGAGGGTGAAGTGAAGGATGAGATAATATCAGTAAATGACAACAACACTGGTCCAGTCAGAGAGGAAGTGGGGATGAATAGGGGGTCATACACATACCCCACAGCTCCTCCTGAGACTCGTAATGGCTTCCACAGCACCCAGGGGTCTGCTGGAGAGATCCAAAATGGCGGGCGAGTTTCTATGTCCCTGTCCAGACAGGCCCCCACCATCGTCAACCGGACAGCCAGACCCTTCTTTTCCCCGCCCACCGTACAACCCAAGTCCCCAAAGGCCAGGAGTCCCGTCATGGATAACAACATACCTCCAGCTCCCTCTTATCCTACCCCAACTCTTCCCCCAGCTACCTCAgactccactccccctctccctcctttcactGCCACTCGCCCCGTagccttctcccctcctccccctcctccctcataCCCCATGCCTCCTCTCCCAGCCTtccccatccatcctcctcctccctcccagtctctctccagtcctcccgCCATGTCTACCGTCATGTTCCCTAGGTCTACACCCGTCCCCCAGTACAACCCTCCTCCTACAGCTGCCCCAGTGTCCCAGTATCTACCCCCCAACCCTCCTGTCACCCACAACATCCCTCCTCCAAGTTCCCCTAGACCCAACACCTTTGTTCCCTTCACCCCTCAGCCTATAGGCCAACAGAACCAGCAGCAGCCAATCAAAACGGGAATCCTGGAGGAAGGGGCGGCGGCCATCAGACGATCGTCGACAGCCAGGAAGTCCATGTTCACCTTTAAGGAGAAGCCTGTCATGGCACCCAACCCTGAACTCCTCTCTCTGGTCCAGGGGAACGATGATAGGAAGAAGCACGGCCTCCGTTCCGTTCCCGACTCAGCCCCAGAGGAGGAGCTGCTGGCTCTGGGGGCCGAGGCCTCTAACTTCCTAgccagggaggaggtgaaggcggAGGCTGCCAACGTGCCGGAGTGGTCCTCCTGTCTCAAGAGCTCCAGGACCAGGGAGCCCAGGGGGCAGCACCAGCCAGAGCAGATCCTGACCAACGCATCAGGGAAGGGGGCCGAGCTGTTCGCTAAGCGCCAGTCCAGGATGGAGAAGTACGTAGTGGAGAACCAGAATGTGTCCGGTGGTGGAGGTGGTCAGATGAGGTCTCCATCTCCCACAGCATCTCTGCCGCCATCTTGGGTCTATCCATCTAATATGCCTGGCCGGGTCAAAGCTATCGCTAACAACACTGACCTCAGTGCCAGGCTGACCCGGACCCTCCAGACCCCTCAGCCCTCGAACAGGAGGCCCAGCCAGCAGGCTCAAACTCCGGCCCCGGTCCCCGAGGAACCACCCTTGGAGAACGGCTGCACCAAGATAGAGATGGACCTCTCCAGGCACAAGCCCTACCAGCTCAACTCCTCCCTGTTCATCTTCAACCCAGTCCAGGACTCTACCAGCACCCTGCTGAGCACTCTGCCCCGGGGGGCCCCGCCACCACCTAAACCCCTGGTCTCATCTGAGGCCTACTCCAGGCAGGCCTCCCtgccctcctccaaccctccatcaCACAACTACAACAGCCTGCCCCGCTTCAGGCCTACCCTGTCCCCCTCACTTCAGGCCCCATCAGGAGGAATTGGAGGTGGGGATAACTATCCTCCTCAACACGGGGGAACTCAGCTGAGGGACACCAggatcacctctcctgtctctgtcttctctccggAGAGAGTGGCCTCTCCTCGGTCGAGCGTCCAGACACCCAGACCCACCTTCTCTGCCAAGAGGGCAGGGATCGAACCCCAG ATGAGGAAGGAGTCGCCTCCAACCCCGACCCACACCACCCCCACTCCCACCAGGACACCCCAGTTCACCCGTCGGTTCAGCAGCCCAGAGGGACCCCCCACTCCCAGTGGGGTCCGGTCCCCTACCCCCCAGACCagcatcacctcctcctcctcttccaggcCCCAGCACCAGGGCACCACCACACccacctcccctgtctccccacccTGGGAGACGAGGTGCCAGTCCCCCGCGGTGGTCAACCAGACCACCAAACCCTTCTCTACAGCCTCTTTATCCAGGCCTAAACCATCCACTACCACCTCACCTATATCGCCTGTATCTCCCTGGGGGTCCCGCTGTCAATCCCCTAACATCAACCAGACAACCAAGCCTTTCTCCACCACCATCTCCAACTCTTCCTCTTCCAGACCCTCTCACCAAGGCaccatcacctctcctctctccccctcacccctgtCCCCTCCCTGGGGTTCCAGATGCCAGTCTCCCATTGTCAGCCCCAACAACTCCAAGGCAAACCATCGCCTGTTAGCCAAGAACATCATCAACGCGGCCAAACGTAAAAACAGCCCGTCCCCAGGTGCTCTGAGCGGCCACAACCTCCCAATCTCCCCACTAGGTGACAACACCACCCACCAGCACCACCAGGGCTACGACCACAGTAGCAGCAGCTCCAAACCCCCCTTCAGCCCCTACCAGTCCAGGGCCATGGGGTGCCAGTCTCCCCCCTTCGCCAGCCCTCCTCCCACCCCTACAGGGGTGATCCGGTCCCCAGTAAGGCTCTACAACACCAGGTCCCTCACTGACTCGGATGCTTCGGTGGAATCGGAGGACTCTGGGCTGAGGTCTCCAGGACTGCAGCGTACCCACAACACCTGTCCCCGGGGCTGGGGCGGCAGCCTGAGGGTGAAGAGGGGCAGTTTTGGCACCGACCTCTAG
- the LOC139366584 gene encoding synaptopodin-2-like isoform X2 produces the protein MKDPGDEHIYEEVETVTQERHFQPVNERQGEEEERSGEREREEIYEDIEGEVKDEIISVNDNNTGPVREEVGMNRGSYTYPTAPPETRNGFHSTQGSAGEIQNGGRVSMSLSRQAPTIVNRTARPFFSPPTVQPKSPKARSPVMDNNIPPAPSYPTPTLPPATSDSTPPLPPFTATRPVAFSPPPPPPSYPMPPLPAFPIHPPPPSQSLSSPPAMSTVMFPRSTPVPQYNPPPTAAPVSQYLPPNPPVTHNIPPPSSPRPNTFVPFTPQPIGQQNQQQPIKTGILEEGAAAIRRSSTARKSMFTFKEKPVMAPNPELLSLVQGNDDRKKHGLRSVPDSAPEEELLALGAEASNFLAREEVKAEAANVPEWSSCLKSSRTREPRGQHQPEQILTNASGKGAELFAKRQSRMEKYVVENQNVSGGGGGQMRSPSPTASLPPSWVYPSNMPGRVKAIANNTDLSARLTRTLQTPQPSNRRPSQQAQTPAPVPEEPPLENGCTKIEMDLSRHKPYQLNSSLFIFNPVQDSTSTLLSTLPRGAPPPPKPLVSSEAYSRQASLPSSNPPSHNYNSLPRFRPTLSPSLQAPSGGIGGGDNYPPQHGGTQLRDTRITSPVSVFSPERVASPRSSVQTPRPTFSAKRAGIEPQMRKESPPTPTHTTPTPTRTPQFTRRFSSPEGPPTPSGVRSPTPQTSITSSSSSRPQHQGTTTPTSPVSPPWETRCQSPAVVNQTTKPFSTASLSRPKPSTTTSPISPVSPWGSRCQSPNINQTTKPFSTTISNSSSSRPSHQGTITSPLSPSPLSPPWGSRCQSPIVSPNNSKANHRLLAKNIINAAKRKNSPSPGALSGHNLPISPLGDNTTHQHHQGYDHSSSSSKPPFSPYQSRAMGCQSPPFASPPPTPTGVIRSPVRLYNTRSLTDSDASVESEDSGLRSPGLQRTHNTCPRGWGGSLRVKRGSFGTDL, from the exons ATGAAGGACCCAGGTGACGAGCACATCTACGAGGAAGTGGAAACAGTGACACAGGAGAGACACTTCCAGCCGGTGAACGAGAgacaaggggaggaggaagagaggagtggagagagagaaagagaggaaatatACGAGGATATTGAGGGTGAAGTGAAGGATGAGATAATATCAGTAAATGACAACAACACTGGTCCAGTCAGAGAGGAAGTGGGGATGAATAGGGGGTCATACACATACCCCACAGCTCCTCCTGAGACTCGTAATGGCTTCCACAGCACCCAGGGGTCTGCTGGAGAGATCCAAAATGGCGGGCGAGTTTCTATGTCCCTGTCCAGACAGGCCCCCACCATCGTCAACCGGACAGCCAGACCCTTCTTTTCCCCGCCCACCGTACAACCCAAGTCCCCAAAGGCCAGGAGTCCCGTCATGGATAACAACATACCTCCAGCTCCCTCTTATCCTACCCCAACTCTTCCCCCAGCTACCTCAgactccactccccctctccctcctttcactGCCACTCGCCCCGTagccttctcccctcctccccctcctccctcataCCCCATGCCTCCTCTCCCAGCCTtccccatccatcctcctcctccctcccagtctctctccagtcctcccgCCATGTCTACCGTCATGTTCCCTAGGTCTACACCCGTCCCCCAGTACAACCCTCCTCCTACAGCTGCCCCAGTGTCCCAGTATCTACCCCCCAACCCTCCTGTCACCCACAACATCCCTCCTCCAAGTTCCCCTAGACCCAACACCTTTGTTCCCTTCACCCCTCAGCCTATAGGCCAACAGAACCAGCAGCAGCCAATCAAAACGGGAATCCTGGAGGAAGGGGCGGCGGCCATCAGACGATCGTCGACAGCCAGGAAGTCCATGTTCACCTTTAAGGAGAAGCCTGTCATGGCACCCAACCCTGAACTCCTCTCTCTGGTCCAGGGGAACGATGATAGGAAGAAGCACGGCCTCCGTTCCGTTCCCGACTCAGCCCCAGAGGAGGAGCTGCTGGCTCTGGGGGCCGAGGCCTCTAACTTCCTAgccagggaggaggtgaaggcggAGGCTGCCAACGTGCCGGAGTGGTCCTCCTGTCTCAAGAGCTCCAGGACCAGGGAGCCCAGGGGGCAGCACCAGCCAGAGCAGATCCTGACCAACGCATCAGGGAAGGGGGCCGAGCTGTTCGCTAAGCGCCAGTCCAGGATGGAGAAGTACGTAGTGGAGAACCAGAATGTGTCCGGTGGTGGAGGTGGTCAGATGAGGTCTCCATCTCCCACAGCATCTCTGCCGCCATCTTGGGTCTATCCATCTAATATGCCTGGCCGGGTCAAAGCTATCGCTAACAACACTGACCTCAGTGCCAGGCTGACCCGGACCCTCCAGACCCCTCAGCCCTCGAACAGGAGGCCCAGCCAGCAGGCTCAAACTCCGGCCCCGGTCCCCGAGGAACCACCCTTGGAGAACGGCTGCACCAAGATAGAGATGGACCTCTCCAGGCACAAGCCCTACCAGCTCAACTCCTCCCTGTTCATCTTCAACCCAGTCCAGGACTCTACCAGCACCCTGCTGAGCACTCTGCCCCGGGGGGCCCCGCCACCACCTAAACCCCTGGTCTCATCTGAGGCCTACTCCAGGCAGGCCTCCCtgccctcctccaaccctccatcaCACAACTACAACAGCCTGCCCCGCTTCAGGCCTACCCTGTCCCCCTCACTTCAGGCCCCATCAGGAGGAATTGGAGGTGGGGATAACTATCCTCCTCAACACGGGGGAACTCAGCTGAGGGACACCAggatcacctctcctgtctctgtcttctctccggAGAGAGTGGCCTCTCCTCGGTCGAGCGTCCAGACACCCAGACCCACCTTCTCTGCCAAGAGGGCAGGGATCGAACCCCAG ATGAGGAAGGAGTCGCCTCCAACCCCGACCCACACCACCCCCACTCCCACCAGGACACCCCAGTTCACCCGTCGGTTCAGCAGCCCAGAGGGACCCCCCACTCCCAGTGGGGTCCGGTCCCCTACCCCCCAGACCagcatcacctcctcctcctcttccaggcCCCAGCACCAGGGCACCACCACACccacctcccctgtctccccacccTGGGAGACGAGGTGCCAGTCCCCCGCGGTGGTCAACCAGACCACCAAACCCTTCTCTACAGCCTCTTTATCCAGGCCTAAACCATCCACTACCACCTCACCTATATCGCCTGTATCTCCCTGGGGGTCCCGCTGTCAATCCCCTAACATCAACCAGACAACCAAGCCTTTCTCCACCACCATCTCCAACTCTTCCTCTTCCAGACCCTCTCACCAAGGCaccatcacctctcctctctccccctcacccctgtCCCCTCCCTGGGGTTCCAGATGCCAGTCTCCCATTGTCAGCCCCAACAACTCCAAGGCAAACCATCGCCTGTTAGCCAAGAACATCATCAACGCGGCCAAACGTAAAAACAGCCCGTCCCCAGGTGCTCTGAGCGGCCACAACCTCCCAATCTCCCCACTAGGTGACAACACCACCCACCAGCACCACCAGGGCTACGACCACAGTAGCAGCAGCTCCAAACCCCCCTTCAGCCCCTACCAGTCCAGGGCCATGGGGTGCCAGTCTCCCCCCTTCGCCAGCCCTCCTCCCACCCCTACAGGGGTGATCCGGTCCCCAGTAAGGCTCTACAACACCAGGTCCCTCACTGACTCGGATGCTTCGGTGGAATCGGAGGACTCTGGGCTGAGGTCTCCAGGACTGCAGCGTACCCACAACACCTGTCCCCGGGGCTGGGGCGGCAGCCTGAGGGTGAAGAGGGGCAGTTTTGGCACCGACCTCTAG